From the genome of Arthrobacter sp. SLBN-122:
GCATTCTCGGGCTCAGCAGCCTGCTGGTCCTCACCGGATGTTTCGGCCCGCCCAGCCCGGCCCCCTCCACCAGTTCCGCGGCCCCGAGCCCCACCACCAGCAGCGCTTCCCCAAGCACGACGGCGACTCCCACCACGTCGGGGAACCCCACCACGACGCCTGGCAGCTCAGTCGCGCCCACCACCCCGGCCGCCCCACCGCCGTCGTCCACTCCTGCAAGCCCGCCGCCCACGGAGGAACCCACGCCCACCGGACTGCCCGAACAGGTGGCCCCGCTGACCATCTACTACGTGGCCGTGGGTGACAACGGCGTCTCCGGACCCGCGATCGGCTGCGGCGACAGCCTCGTGGCCACCACCACAGCCCCCGTCCGGTTCACCGACCAGGTGGGCCCCAGCATCGGGACCCTGCTGGCCAACAAGAGCCGCGACATAGGGCAATCCGGGCTCATCAACGTCCTTTACCAGTCGAGCCTGACGTACCTGGGCGGCGAACTGAACGGCAGCACCATCACCATCTGGCTCTCCGGGCAGTTCATGCTCGGCGGTGTGTGCGACGTTCCGCGGGCCAAGGCGCAGCTGGAATACACGGCCATGGCGGCGTCCGGGGCCACGAGCGCGCAGGTTTTCGTCAATGGCCGCCCCATCGACGAGGTGCTGAGCCTTAAGTAGGGTCCCGTGAACCTACCCAGCATGTGGCGCCGGGCAGCCGCGGCCCTAATTCCCGCCGCGGTGCCCGCCCTGATGGTCCCCGTCTTCAGGTTCACCGTCCGCCGGTTCGGAAAGCGCCGCGGCTACCAGTCGGGGTTCGCAGCCTACTGGGCGGTGTGCTGGAGCGTGGCACTCGTGCTGGCCGGCCGACGTCGGCTGGTGGATCTTTGGCATGCACCCGCCGCGGCACCCCAGGGCAGGGCGCTGATGTGGAGCATCCTGCTCGTCCCGCCGGCCGGCGCCATCGCCACGGAACTGATCCCCAACGCCCGGAAGGCGGGCACCACGGCTGCGCTCGCCGCCGTGGGCATCGGCGTCACCAACGCCCTGGCCGAGGAAGCCCTGTGGCGCGGCGTGCCGCTGGCCGTCTTCCCGGACCGTAAGGTCCTGGGCTGGCTCTGGCCTTCCCTCGGTTTCACCGCATGGCACCTGGTCCCCCTCGCAGTCCGTCCCCATGCCCGCGGCCGGTGGCCCGTGCTGCTGGGCGCGGGCCTGATCGGAGTTGGGTACGGGTGGGCCGCCCAGCGCAGCGGCTCGCTCCTGGCGGTGTCCATCGCCCATGCCGCCACCGACTCCTGCGGCGTCCGCGCGGCCCGCAACGCCTGGCTGCCGCAAGGGCCCGGGCGAGAATAGGGGCCCTTGCCCCTACCCGACCCTGCAGGCCGCGTTGCACCATAACGCCATGAAGAAAGTCGTCACCGCCGGTCTCACGGCGGCAGTCCTCTCGCTTGGATCACTCACCATGGCACCCGTAGCCAGCGCGGCGCCGTCCACGTCGCCCGCAGGAGCGGAACAGATCCTGGTCAAAACGTACGACGGCGCCGCAGCCCCCGGCGTGCTCCACCAGTACGGTCTTCCGGCCGGCTCGGCCGTGGGCGGCACGGGCGCCCGGCTGGTCCCGGTGCTCTCCGGCCAGGAAGCCCGGCTGATCGACGCGCTCAGCCGTGACCCGTCGGTTGAGTACGCCGAGCCGGACGAACCGGCCACAGCGGCCGCCAGCGACACCTACTTCCCCCGCCAGTACGCGCTGCAGAACACCGGCCAGTCCTTCACCAACACCCGCGGTGACATCACCATCCCCGCCGGTACTGCGGACGCCGACGTCGACGCCGTCGAAGCCTGGAATATCACCACAGGCTCCGGTATCAAGGTGGCCGTCCTGGACTCGGGCGTTGCCAGCGACAACCCTGACATCGCCCCCAAAGTGGTGGCACGCGCCAACTTCAGTGACGCTGCCACTAAGGCCGGCGACCCGGTGGCGGAGGACTATTACGGCCACGGCACCCATGTGGCCGGCATCGTTGCCGCCACCTCCAGCAACTCGGCAGGCGTGGCAGGGGTGTGCCCGGGCTGCACCGTCCTGGCCGGGAAAGTCCTGAACGACAGCGGGGTGGGGTCCAGCTCAAGTGTTGCCAACGGCATCAACTGGGCCGTCAGCAACGGCGCCAAGGTGATCAACATGAGCATCGGGGTCCGTGCCTCGCGCACGCTCGAGGCCGCCGTCAACAACGCGTGGACCAAGGGAGTGGTGCTGGTGGCGGCCGCCGGAAACGGTGGAAACCAGACCAAGATCTACCCCGGCTCCTACCCGAACGTCATCGCGGTCGGGGCCACGGACAACAAGGACCTCAAGGCATCCTTCTCCACTTACGGGGCCAGCTGGGTGGACGTGGCGGCGCCGGGCGTCAATGTCTACTCCACCTTCCCGAACCACGCCTTTGCCCTAGAAGTTCCCAACAACCGCTCCAGAGGCTACGACGTGGGCAACGGCAGTTCCATGTCCTCGGCGATCGTGGCCGCCACCGCCGCGCTCGCCTGGAGCTCCCACCCCGGCGCCACCAACGCCTCGATCCGGGCCAACGTGGAATCCACCGCGGACAGGGTGCCCGGGACCGGCACCTACTGGGCGTACGGCCGGGTGAACGCCGCCAACGCCGTGAAGGCTGTGAAGTAGAACGGTTCCTTAGAGGCGCCGCGCACGGAGCCGGAGGCTGTCCGCGGCTCCGTGCACATCTGTGCAGTGCGCCCTGCACTCCCCGCCAGCTGCCCGCTGCGGTAGCCGCAGGCTTTGTGCTGGTTCGAAGTAGCTACTCAACAGTAACAATATTGCTGGCGGCGTCCCCAAATCGGGCCAGTAGACCCGGGTGGGAGGGGAATTCATTCCACGCACGTTCGTGCAGGCAGGGCCACCCGGCGGTCCTTGCTGCCTAGCATTTCTAGGACCGCAGCAGGGCACCTGGCTGGTACAACCAGCTACACCGCCACCAGCAGACCCGGCCGCGACACCATTCCTGACACGCGAACAAAGAGGTTTATATGTCACTGCTTAAACGCGCCCTGTCCGTCGCCGCAGCCGCAGTCCTGGCCGGCTCGCTCTCCACGGTTCCCGCGCAGGCCGACACCCTGGACATCGCCCCGCCCGGCGCCAACGACTGGACCTGCAAGCCTTCCGCCGAGCATCCGTACCCGGTGGTCCTGGTACCCGGAACCTTCGAAAGCATGGCGAAGAACTGGTCCACCCTCTCGCCCTACCTCAAGAGCGCCGGATACTGCGTCTTTGCCCTCAACTACGGCGAGACCAACGGCGTATACGCAACAGCCCCGGTGGCCGAGTCCGCAAAGGAACTGGCCCCGTTCGTTGACGCCGTCCGCGCCGCCACCGGCGCTGCGAAAGTTGACCTGGTGGGCCACAGCCAGGGCGGCATGATGCCCCGCTACTACATGCACCTGCTGGGCGGCGCCAAGTACGTCCACCACCTGGTGGGCATTGCGCCTTCCAACCACGGCACCCAAGGCCTGATTGTGCCGCCGCCGGACGCCGTCCCCGACCCCGCCTACACCACCCTGGGCTGCGCCGCATGCGCTGACCAGCAGGCCGGGTCCGCCTTCATGCAGGAACTCAATGCCAAGGGCGACACCGTGGCCGGGCCGTCCTACACCGTGATCTCCACCGTCTATGACGAAGTGGTGATCCCCTATAACAGCCAGTTCCTGGTGGGACCCTCCAGGCAGGTCACCAATATCACCATCCAGGACAAGTGCCCGGCCGATGTCTTCGAACACGACCAGACTCCCAACGATCCCGTGGTGCACCAGTTCGTGGCCAACGCACTAAGCCAGCCCTCCGGCCCCGCGGACCCCGCGTACCAGCCGAGCTGCCTGTAGCCCCAGGCCGCCTTCAACCGGCAGCGCCCCGCCTCCGCACTCCGTGCCATGATGGGAGCCAGACCAGTCCCAAGGAGGTATCCGGATGGACAGAACACCTGGCGGCACGGAGGGCGGGGCGGGCCCGGACCCGCTGCAACACCCGTTGTTCGCCCGGGCGTTCGCCCGGGCCGTGGGCGGAATGGACCGCCGCGGTGCCGCCGAGCACCCGCGCCGTATCCTGGCCGGACTGCGTGGCTCCATCATCGAAATCGGAGCCGGCGCCGGGTCCTCCTTCCCGTTGTACCCTCCCGCCGTCACCCGCGTCCTGGCACTGGAGCCTGATGACTACCTCCGGGGCGTGGCAGAAAAACAGGTGGCCGCCGCCGGTGTTCCGGTCACCGTGGTGGCCGCGGCCGCAGAGGACATACCGGCGGAATCTGGCAGCGCCGATGCCGTGGTGGCCAGCCTTGTCCTCTGCAGCGTGAAGGACCAGTCCGCCGTGCTTGCGGAGATCCGCCGCGTCCTGCGCCCCGGCGGCACCCTTGCCTATTACGAGCACGTCCGGTCTGGGCACCCGCTGGTGGCCCGGGCGGAAGATGTACTGACTCCCGTGTGGGGGCGGTTCATGGGCGGATGCCACCTCAACCGGGACACCCTGGCCGCCATTACGGCAGCAGGATTCACGGTCAAGGACAACGAGCGCTTCGGTTTCGCGGTGCAGCGGCTGAATCCTCCGCTCGCGCACATCCTGGGCACGGCCGCCAGCCTCGGCCCGGCTGACGTGGACTCCCCGCCATGAAGAAGCTGGCCCTGCCGGGTGCGGACGGTGTCACCCTCAGCGTCCAGGTGTCCGAGAATTCGGACGCACCTCCTGTGGTGCTGCTGCATGCCCTCGGTGACAGCGCGGAGGACTGGGGCGCGGTGGCTGCGGCCCTGGCCCCGGACTTCCACGTATTCGCCGTCGATCTTCGCGGCCATGGCGGCAGCGGGCAGCCCGGGCAGTATTCCTTTGAGCTCATGTGCGGCGACGTCGTGGCGGTCCTTGCCGGCCTGGACCTCCATCGCGTCACCCTGGTGGGCCACTCAATGGGCGGTGTTGTGGCTTACCTCGTCGCGCTGGCCCAACCCGTCCGAATCGCCCGCCTTGTCATTGAGGACGCCCCTCCGCCATATCCGCGAACCCGGCCGCTGCCCGATCGCCCGCCCGGCCAGCTGCCCTTCGACTGGGCTGTGGTCCCCGCAATCGCGGCGCAGGTCAACGACCCCTCGCGCCGCTGGTGGGCCAGACTGCCTGGGATCATCGCACCCACGCTGCTCATCGGCGGCGGAGCCGGCAGCCACATCCCGCAGGAGTTGCTGGCCGAGGTGGCGGAGCTTATCCCGGACTGCACGCTGGTCACACTGGATGTGGGGCACAACATCCATGCCACTGCCCCGGACCAATTCTTCAATGTCCTGACGGAGTGGCTAACCCAGCGGGCGCTGTGAGGGGAAGATCCTGCAAACGGCATAAACACACCTGTCGCCCGGCGTCGTACCCTTGCCCTAGGCTATCGCCACAATCCAACGTGTCCGATCGGATCCGGCATGACAGACCTGAACATCCGGCAGCGCAGTTCCCTCCAGCTGCCCATCACCGATGCCGCGGCCCTGACGGCGGAGCAGACGCTTGAGCGCCTGGGATCGGTCCTGGAAGGCCTGAAGGGGGAAGAAGCTGCCGCACGGCTTGAAAGCCTCGGCCCCAACGCCGTCCGCACCCACCGCGCCAACGCCTGGGCCGTCCTGGGCCGGCAATTCGCCAGCCCCATCCTCATCCTGCTGATCATCACCGCGGCGCTGTCCCTGTTCCTGGGCGACGCCACCAACTCGATCGTCATCGGCGTGATCCTGCTGGTCAGTGTTGGCCTCGGCTTCAGCAACGAATACCGCGCACAGCGGGCATCCGATGCCCTGCATGAGCGTGTCACCCACAAGGCCGCCGTGCAGCGCGACGGAACCACCACGGACGTGGACGTCACCGCCCTGGTGCCCGGCGACGTCGTCCATCTTTCCCTGGGCGCCATCGTCCCGGCAGACATCCGCCTGCTGACCGCCGACAACCTCCTTTGCGACGAAAGCATCCTCACAGGGGAGTCCCAGCCTTCAGCCAAGGACCCGGCGCCCGTGCCGGCGGGCTCAGCCCTGGCCGACCTCGCCTCCTGCGTGTTCATGGGCACCGTGATCCAGTCCGGCGGGTGCAGCGGAGTGGTGGTGGCCACCGGCGGCCGGGCCGAATTCGGCAGGATCGCGCTGGGCCTGGGCGAACGCCAGCCACAAACCGAGTTCCAGCTGGGCCTCAAGCGTTTCTCCTTCCTGCTGCTGCAGGTGGCCGTCGTGCTCACGTCGCTGATCTTCGTGGCCAACCTGCTCCTGCAGCGCCCCCTGCTTGAATCGCTGTTGTTTTCCCTGGCCATCGCCGTGGGCATCACGCCGCAGCTGCTGCCCGCCGTCGTCAGCACCAGCCTGGCCACCGGCACCCGCCAGCTGGCCAAGCGGAAG
Proteins encoded in this window:
- a CDS encoding GerMN domain-containing protein; this translates as MAPLTIYYVAVGDNGVSGPAIGCGDSLVATTTAPVRFTDQVGPSIGTLLANKSRDIGQSGLINVLYQSSLTYLGGELNGSTITIWLSGQFMLGGVCDVPRAKAQLEYTAMAASGATSAQVFVNGRPIDEVLSLK
- a CDS encoding alpha/beta fold hydrolase: MKKLALPGADGVTLSVQVSENSDAPPVVLLHALGDSAEDWGAVAAALAPDFHVFAVDLRGHGGSGQPGQYSFELMCGDVVAVLAGLDLHRVTLVGHSMGGVVAYLVALAQPVRIARLVIEDAPPPYPRTRPLPDRPPGQLPFDWAVVPAIAAQVNDPSRRWWARLPGIIAPTLLIGGGAGSHIPQELLAEVAELIPDCTLVTLDVGHNIHATAPDQFFNVLTEWLTQRAL
- a CDS encoding class I SAM-dependent methyltransferase — protein: MDRTPGGTEGGAGPDPLQHPLFARAFARAVGGMDRRGAAEHPRRILAGLRGSIIEIGAGAGSSFPLYPPAVTRVLALEPDDYLRGVAEKQVAAAGVPVTVVAAAAEDIPAESGSADAVVASLVLCSVKDQSAVLAEIRRVLRPGGTLAYYEHVRSGHPLVARAEDVLTPVWGRFMGGCHLNRDTLAAITAAGFTVKDNERFGFAVQRLNPPLAHILGTAASLGPADVDSPP
- a CDS encoding S8 family serine peptidase, with product MKKVVTAGLTAAVLSLGSLTMAPVASAAPSTSPAGAEQILVKTYDGAAAPGVLHQYGLPAGSAVGGTGARLVPVLSGQEARLIDALSRDPSVEYAEPDEPATAAASDTYFPRQYALQNTGQSFTNTRGDITIPAGTADADVDAVEAWNITTGSGIKVAVLDSGVASDNPDIAPKVVARANFSDAATKAGDPVAEDYYGHGTHVAGIVAATSSNSAGVAGVCPGCTVLAGKVLNDSGVGSSSSVANGINWAVSNGAKVINMSIGVRASRTLEAAVNNAWTKGVVLVAAAGNGGNQTKIYPGSYPNVIAVGATDNKDLKASFSTYGASWVDVAAPGVNVYSTFPNHAFALEVPNNRSRGYDVGNGSSMSSAIVAATAALAWSSHPGATNASIRANVESTADRVPGTGTYWAYGRVNAANAVKAVK
- a CDS encoding CPBP family intramembrane glutamic endopeptidase; amino-acid sequence: MNLPSMWRRAAAALIPAAVPALMVPVFRFTVRRFGKRRGYQSGFAAYWAVCWSVALVLAGRRRLVDLWHAPAAAPQGRALMWSILLVPPAGAIATELIPNARKAGTTAALAAVGIGVTNALAEEALWRGVPLAVFPDRKVLGWLWPSLGFTAWHLVPLAVRPHARGRWPVLLGAGLIGVGYGWAAQRSGSLLAVSIAHAATDSCGVRAARNAWLPQGPGRE
- a CDS encoding esterase/lipase family protein, producing the protein MSLLKRALSVAAAAVLAGSLSTVPAQADTLDIAPPGANDWTCKPSAEHPYPVVLVPGTFESMAKNWSTLSPYLKSAGYCVFALNYGETNGVYATAPVAESAKELAPFVDAVRAATGAAKVDLVGHSQGGMMPRYYMHLLGGAKYVHHLVGIAPSNHGTQGLIVPPPDAVPDPAYTTLGCAACADQQAGSAFMQELNAKGDTVAGPSYTVISTVYDEVVIPYNSQFLVGPSRQVTNITIQDKCPADVFEHDQTPNDPVVHQFVANALSQPSGPADPAYQPSCL